A section of the Flavobacterium ardleyense genome encodes:
- a CDS encoding citrate synthase — protein MSKIATLEIDGKKYEFPVIIGTENEVAIDIEKLRSETGYITMDPGYKNSGSCKSDITFLDGEEGILRYRGYSIEDLAGKANFLEVAYLLVFGELPTKDQLFQFEEDIRKHTLVNEEMKKIVEGFPRTAHPMGILASLTSALTAFNPKPVNVENEKEMYQAVCKTMGKFLVIATYTYRKSMGYPLNYYDNTKGYVENFMHLMFELPTGPYTPDPAVVDALNKLFILHGDHEQNCSTSTVRMVGSSHAGLFASISAGVSALWGPLHGGANQAVLEMLEEIQANGGDADKYMAKAKDRNDPFRLMGFGHRVYKNFDPRAKIIKKAADEVLATLGVDDPILQIAKKLEAAALVDDYFVSRKLYPNVDFYSGIIYRAMGIPTEMFTVLFAIGRLPGWIAQWKEMRINKEPIGRPRQIYTGYELRDFKPMDQR, from the coding sequence ATGTCAAAAATCGCAACATTAGAGATCGACGGAAAAAAGTATGAATTTCCAGTTATTATTGGAACTGAAAACGAAGTTGCCATCGATATAGAAAAACTTAGAAGTGAAACAGGATACATTACGATGGATCCAGGTTATAAGAATTCGGGTTCTTGCAAAAGTGACATTACATTTCTAGACGGTGAAGAAGGAATTCTAAGATACCGTGGTTATAGCATCGAAGATCTTGCTGGAAAAGCAAACTTCCTTGAAGTTGCCTATTTACTAGTTTTTGGAGAGCTTCCTACAAAGGATCAGCTATTTCAATTTGAAGAAGATATTCGCAAGCATACATTGGTCAATGAAGAGATGAAGAAAATCGTTGAAGGTTTTCCAAGAACTGCCCACCCAATGGGAATTTTGGCATCTTTGACATCAGCACTAACAGCTTTTAATCCAAAGCCGGTTAATGTTGAAAATGAGAAAGAAATGTATCAAGCGGTTTGTAAAACAATGGGAAAATTCCTAGTGATTGCAACTTACACATACCGCAAATCAATGGGTTATCCATTGAATTATTATGATAATACAAAAGGATATGTAGAGAATTTCATGCACTTAATGTTCGAACTTCCTACAGGACCTTACACGCCAGACCCAGCTGTGGTTGATGCTTTGAACAAATTATTTATTCTTCACGGAGATCACGAACAAAATTGTTCTACATCTACTGTACGTATGGTTGGATCGTCTCACGCTGGATTATTCGCTTCAATCTCTGCAGGAGTTTCAGCACTTTGGGGACCACTTCACGGTGGTGCAAATCAAGCTGTACTTGAAATGCTAGAAGAAATTCAAGCTAATGGTGGAGATGCAGACAAATATATGGCAAAGGCCAAAGATAGAAACGACCCATTCCGCCTAATGGGCTTTGGACACCGCGTTTATAAGAACTTTGACCCACGCGCAAAAATTATCAAAAAGGCAGCAGACGAAGTTCTTGCAACTTTAGGAGTGGATGATCCAATTTTGCAAATTGCAAAAAAATTGGAAGCCGCAGCACTTGTAGATGACTATTTCGTTTCTAGAAAATTATATCCAAATGTTGATTTCTATTCAGGTATCATTTACCGCGCAATGGGAATTCCAACTGAAATGTTTACCGTTCTTTTTGCAATCGGTCGTCTTCCAGGATGGATCGCTCAGTGGAAAGAGATGCGCATCAATAAAGAACCTATCGGAAGACCAAGACAAATCTATACAGGATATGAGCTTAGAGACTTTAAACCGATGGATCAACGTTAA